TGCGGCTGTCGGCGCCTCTCCTGGAACCGGCTCGTCGCCGAAGTAGACGACCCGGCCCCCGTCGACCGCGTAGAAGTTCGTCAGCGGCTGGAGCTGCCCGTCCTCGAAGACGTCGAAGTCCCCCTTCGTCAGACCCCGGATCCTGTTTCCCTTCGAATCGGTCACGACGACGTCGATGTTCGTGACCGTGACGTCGACGTTCCGGACGAGGGGACCGGGCCTCGGCGTGGGAGCCGGACCCTGCGGCGCAGCCGACAGGACGAGGGCGGGAAGGACCGCGAGAAGCGCGGTCGCGACGGCGGGAGGAGACGGCCTGGAGAACACCATGTCGACATTCTACGGATCCCGGAATGCCCGGCCGAAGGGACCCGTTCCGAGAGGACTGCTCCAGTCCCCGATCCGCCCGTTTTCAGAGGAGTTTTCCGCTTGCACTTCCTCCCGCGCTCCCTGAGAATGACCGCCTCGAATAACGGCCGCCCCGGGCCCGGTGGGCGCGCGGACGTTCCGAGAGGTCGAGGGAAGATCCGGAGGTCGGGGCTGAACAAGCCGCAGCTGGAAACGGACGCGGAGACAGAGAACGGCGAGGCGCGCGCGGACGCGGTAATCGCCGAAATTTTCTTCTCCGTCGTCGAAAGTGCTCGTCGGGTTCGGCTCTCCTGCGGGAGGAACCTGCGGTGACGGGTCAGCTCGCTCCTCCCTTCGACACCTTTTCGGGACGCCAACCGAACGCACACCGAGGAAAGCGGGCGACGGGGAGCAGCGAAAGATATGTCTGACCGGGAACGGGACGGTGGTCTCCCGGGTCTCATGACCTCGGGCACCGTGGGTGCGCGAAAGGAGAGAGGGCCGATGACCGGAACCAGGACGGGGAGAGACTCCCGGACGAGCCTCCGGAGCCGGCTTCGCCGCGTGATGGCAGTCGGCGGGCTCATCCTGCTGGGAACGACGGCGACCGGGTGCCAGAAAGTCGTCGATCAGTTCAAGGCGAAGCAGGTCATCCGGAAGGGGAACGCCTACTTCAAGCAGCAGCTGTACGAGGACGCCCTGAAGCTGTACCAGGAGGCGATGGCGCTCGATCCGGAAGAGATCCGGATCAAGAAGTTCGTCGCGATGGCCAACATGGCCGTCTACAACCCGGGATCCGAGCACCCCAAGGACATCCAGGCCCTCGAGACGGCGATCAAGTACTTCAAGGAATACCTTGCCGCCAAGCCCGAGGACGAGAACGCCGCCAAGTTCCTCGTGACGACGTACATGAACTCCCGCCGGTACGACGACGCCATCCAGTACTTCAAGGACTGGATCAAGGTGCACCCCGAGGACCGGCAGGCCGTTCAGACCATCGCCATGCTCTACGCCAAGAAGGGTGACTTCGACCAGTCGATGGAGTGGCAGGACAACCTCGCCAAGGTCGATCCGACGAATGCCGAGGTCTTCTACACGATCGGCGTCACCTGCTGGGACAAGTCGTACAACACCCCGATGGACCAGATGGACGGCGAGGCCCGCAAGGCGCTGATCGACCGCGGGATGGTGGCCCTCGAGAAGGCCAACTCCCTGCGGGAAGACTACTTCGAATCGATGCTCTACGTGAACCTCCTCTACCGGGAGTACGCCAAGCTCGAGAACGACCCGACGAAGAAGGAGGAGCTCCTCGCCAAAGCCACCGAGTGGCAGAAGAAGGCCCTCGCCGCTCGCGACCGTGTCAAGCAGAAAGAACGCGAGGAAGCGGCAAGGAAGAACCCGCTCGAGGCGATCTGACGGGCCCGAGCGAGAGGACCGCTAACATGTTCGAAACTTCCCTCATCGAATCCAAGAAGCAGGCGGCGACCGGCAATCGCTGGCTTTCGGTCCCGATGTCGATCTTCCTGCACTTCGTCATTGGCGGGTCCATCCTGGCCGCGTCGATGTGGTTCATCGAGGAGATCCCGGAGCCGCCGATTCCGATCTCCTTCTACTCCGAGGCCGCTCCCCCGCCGCCTCCCCCGCCGCCTCCCCCGAAGGCCGCTCCCAAAGCCGCGCCCAAGGTCGAGCCGGTGAAACAATCGTCGAACATGGCCCCGATGATCGTCCCCGACGTCCTGCCGGTCGCTCCGACGGAGCCCGACAACTCGAGCGGCGCCGAGGGCGGCGTCGAGGGCGGTGTCGAGGGCGGTGTCGAGGGCGGTGTCATGGGCGGCGTCCTCGGTGGCGTCAAGGGTGGCGTCCTCGGCGGCGCAGCCCAGGTCGAAGAGCCTCTTCGGGTCGGCGGCGACGTCAAGGAGCCCGTCGAGATCTCCCGCGTGCAGCCGGTCTACCCCGAAGCCGCCCGGAAGGCCCGTCTTCAGGGCATCGTCATCCTCGAGGCGATCATCACGAAGGACGGGAACGTCGAGTCCGTCCGCGTTCTTCGGGGAATCAACCCGCTGCTCGACAACGCCGCGATGCGCGCGGTCCAGCAGTGGAAGTACAAGCCCGCGACCTTCAACAACCGGCCGGTTCCGGTCTACCTGACCGTGACCGTGACCTTCAGACTACAGTAACCAATCGCGAACGCGATCCCTAGCGACGCTGTAATTCAACAAGGAGGATCTCGCACCATGGAAATGGATTTTGCACACATCTGGGCCCAGATGTCCATCGCCGTCAAGGCCATCATGATGATTCTCGTGTTCATGTCGGTCTACTCGCTCGGAGTTTCACTCGAGCGCTGGTGGGCCTTCAGGGTCGCGAAGAAGCAGTCGGTGAAGTTCGCCATCGAGATCGGCCCTCTCCTCAAGCAGGAGAAGCTGAAAGAGGCGATCGACCTCGCCAAGAAGTACAAGGGCAGCCACATTGCCAAGGTGGTCTCGCCCGGTCTCCTCGAGTTCGCCTACGAAGCGCACGGCGGCAGCGTTGCCGGCCACGACGTCGTTGCGGCGGCCGAGCGCGCCATCGCCCGGGCTGCGATGATGACCGGTGCGGACATGCGGCGCGGCCTGGGCGGGCTCGCCACGATCGCCACGACCTCCGTGTTCGTCGGCCTTCTCGCCACGGTCATCGGGATCATCCGAGCCTTCCAGGGTATGGCGACCTCCGGCACGGGCGGCCTCGGCGCGGTGTCCGCGGGTATCGCCGAAGCTCTCATCGGAACGGCGCTCGGCCTCTTCGTCGCCATCCCGGCCGTCTGGCTCTACAACTACTTCCTCAACAAGATCGAGCGTTTCAACATCGAGATGTCCAACTCCTCCTCGGAGCTCGTCGACTACTTCATCAAGAGGATGGGCTCCCGGGCGGCCTGAGGAAGGTTGGCCGGGCTCGCTCCCGGCGGCCTTCCTCGGAACTGAACGGAGGACACAACGATGGCAATGCAAAACTTCGGAAACCGGCACGAGACGAAGAGTGAGATCAACGTCACTCCGCTCGTCGACGTCATGCTGGTCCTCCTGATCATCTTCATGGTCATCACGCCCATGCTGCAGAAGGGGAAACCCGTGCTGCTGCCGATGACCGAGCGCCCCGACAAGAAGCCCGAGACGGACAAAGAGCTCCTCATCAGCGTTCAGGCCGACAAGATGATCTTCATCGACGCCAAGTGGTACCCCGAGCCGGAATTCGCTGCGAAGATGCGGGAATACGGTGAGCGCTCGGCCAGCAAGGACGTGCTCATCAAGGCCGACAAGCAGCTCACCTACGGGGACGTCAAGAAAGTCATGAAGATGATCAAGGACGGGGGCTTCGAGAAGATCGCCCTGATCACCGAGCGGAAGACGGAAGAGTAGGAGGGTACGCCATGGGAATGGATGTCGGACCAAGCCAGGGCGGCCCGAAATCGGAGATCAACGTCACGCCCCTGGTCGACGTCATGCTGGTCCTGCTGATCATCTTCATGATCCTGCAGCCGATGCTCCAGATGGGATACGAAGTCAACGTGCCGCCCAACGCGCCGGCGGGTCTCCCGCCGCCGCCGTCCGGCGACCAGATCATCGTCTCGCTGACGACGAGCAACGAGATCTACCTCAACAAGGAGCGGGTCGACCGCTCCAACCTGCCGATCCGGCTCCAGGAAGTTCTCCGCAACCGCGGCAACAGGCCGGTCTTCTTCTCCTGTGAGGACGCCGTGAAGTACGACAAGGCCATGGAGATCATGGACGTCGTCCGGAACAACGGTGCCAAGAACATCGGAATCGTCATGGACTGGGTCAACCCCCTGGAAGCGGCCGCGCCGACTTCCTGAGACGGACCGGCTTCCCGCGCGGGCGGATCGGCCGTCCCGAGCCTATGTACCGTGCGTCCCCGGCCTCCCGCCGGGGACGTTTCCTTTAGGCGACGCCGTGCGAACGGCGACGGGCGGCCACGGCCTCCCCGCCACTCACCGCCCTCCCCTGCCGCTCCCCGGGAATCGAGCCTGGACGGGAAAAGGGCCCCGGTGGTGCGCACCGGGGCCCTCGGGGATCGCCTGGCGGCGCCGCAGGGGCGCGCCCGCTCAGATGAGGGTCGCGATGACGAGCGCGATCACCGACATCAGCTTGAGCAGGATGTTCAGGGACGGGCCGGACGTGTCCTTGAACGGGTCGCCTACGGTGTCGCCGACGACGGCCGCCTTGTGCGGGTCGGAGCCCTTGTAGTACTTCCGCCCGTCGACCTCGACGCCTTCCTCGAACATCTTCTTGGCGTTGTCCCAGGCGCCGCCCGAGTTCGACTGGAAGATCGCGAGGAGGACGCCGGTCGCCGTCACTCCCGCGAGAAGGCCCCCGAGCATCTCGGCTCCTGACCCCAGGCCGAGAAGCCTGGGGCCGAACCCGATGGCGACGGGCACGATGACCGCGAGGAGGCCGGGAGCGACCATCTCCCGGATCGCCGCAGTCGTCGAGATCTCGACGCACTTGCCGTACTCGGCCTTGCCGAGCGCATCCTCGAAGATCTTCTGGTCCTCGACGGGCCAGTCCTTGAAGTCCTTCCCGGAGTGGGCGTCCATCGCGAAGATCGCCGCCTTGAGCGCCGGGATCTCCGAGAACTGGCGGCGGACCTCCTGGATCATCGCCATCGCAGCCCGGCCGACGGCCGCCATCGCCATCGACGAGAACAGGAACGGCATCATGGCCCCGATGAAGAGGCCCGCCATGACCTCCGCCTTGGAGACGTCGATCGTCTTCAGGTGGGCGGCCGTCATGAACGCGCCGAAGAGGGCGAGCGCCGTCAGCGCCGCGGAGGCGATCGCGAAGCCCTTCCCGATGGCGGCGGTGGTGTTGCCGACGGCGTCGAGCTTGTCGGTCCGGCGGCGCACGTCCTTCGGCAGCTCGGCCATCTCCGCGATGCCGCCCGCGTTGTCGGAGATCGGACCGTAGGCGTCGACGGCGAGCTGGATGCCCGTGTTCGAGAGCATGCCGACGGCGGCGATCGCGATGCCGTAGAGCCCGCCGAAGTGGAACGCGCCGATGATCGAGGCAGCCAGGATCAGGATCGGCCAGGCCGTCGAGCGCATGCCGACGCCGAGCCCCGCGATGATGTTCGTGGCGGCACCGGTCACCGACTGCCGGACGATGGACATCACCGGCGCGGTGCCCGTCCCGGTGTAGTGCTCGGTGAGCATACCGATCGCGAGGCCGGCGAAGAGGCCGATGACCGTCGAGAAGAAGATCCCGAGTGAGGTGACGGTCCTCTCGGTCCCGTAGAGAAGGTCCTGGTAGACGAAGCTCGAGGGGAGCATTCCCCGGATGATGAAGAACGAGAGGACGACCATCACGATCGACGATCCGAACTCGCCGGTATTGAGCGCCCGCTGGGGCGACCCGCCCTCCTTGACCCGGACGAAGAAGGTCCCGCCGATCGAGGTCAGCACCCCGACGCCCGCCAGCGCGAGCGGGAGCAGGACCGCCGAGAGGCCGTCGAACCCGTCGGCCGTGAAGGCTTCCCCCGAGGGGAGCCGCGCGGCCATGAACGCGGCTCCCAGGACCATCGAGCCGACGATGGAGCCGACGTACGACTCGAAGAGGTCGGCGCCCATGCCGGCGACGTCGCCGACGTTGTCACCGACGTTGTCGGCGATCGTGGCGGGATTCAGCGGGTGATCCTCCGGGATACCGGCCTCGACCTTGCCGACGAGGTCGGCACCGACGTCGGCCGCCTTCGTGTAGATGCCCCCGCCGACCCGGGCGAAGAGGGCGATCGAGCTGGCGCCGAAGGAGAAGCCGGTGATGACCGTGATCGTCCGGTTCACGTCTCCGTCGAAGAACCTCGAAAAGAGCAGGAAGCAGGTCCCGAGGCCGAGGACGCCGAGACCGACGACGCCCATCCCCATCACCGAGCCGCCCGCGAAGGCGATCTCGAGCGCCGGGCCGAGCCCTCGCCGGGCCGCCTGGGTCGTCCGGACGTTCGCCTTCGTCGCGACTTTCATCCCGATGAGCCCCGCGAGGGCCGAGCAGAGGGCCCCCGCGATGAACGCGACCGCGACGAGGGGGTGCGACTCCTTCTGCAGGGCGCCGGAGATCCCGAGGAGGATCGCCACGACGACGACGAAGACCGCGAGGACCCGATACTCGGCTCGCAGGAACGCCATGGCGCCCTGCTGGATGGCCGCGGCGATCTTCACCATCCGCTCGTTGCCGGGGTCCTGCCGCGAAACCCAGGACGACTTCAGCCACGTGTACAGGAGACCGGCGAGTCCGAGCACCGGGATGATGTAGAGCAGCGTCTCTGCGTTCATGCGCCTCCGCTCCGAAATGGGGTCTTCGGGAGCCGGAAGGCTCCGAGCCGGCGGATGGTCTCACGCTCGGACCGCGGGGCCAAGGTACCCCCGGCCGGCACTCCCGGCCCGCCGACGCCGAATCCGACGGCCCGTCCACCCCTCGTCGGGGCATCACCCGTCAGAGCAGGAGCGAGAAGACCTCGTTCGAGAGGAGGACTCCGGTGCGGGTCAGGCGGACCCGGCCCGGCTCCCGCACGAGAAGGCCCGCCTCGAAGGCGTCGTCGATGCGGGCCCGATCGGAGGCCGGGAGGGTCGCGACGGCCGCGTCCCACTCCGGCTCGTCGACGCCAGTGGCCCTCCGGAGGCCGAGGAGGACCCCTTCCCGGCGGGCTGCGTCGGCAGGAAGCTCCTCTTCCGACACGAAGGCGGTGCCGTTCTCCTCTACGGCCCGAAGATAGGCAGGGATCGATCCGCTGTTCGTCCGCCGGGCCCTTCCGTCGAAGGAGGCGGCGGAGGCCCCCAGGGCGATGACGGGCTCGCGATTCCAGTACTTCAGGTTGTGGCGGCTTTCGTCGCCCTCCCTCGCCCAGTTGGACGTCTCGTAACGCGCCAGCCCCGCGGCCGCGCAGACGTCGTCGACCTCCTCCCACCGGGCGGCCATCTCGTCGTCGCCGGCGAAGAGCGCGGGCATCGCCTCTCTCATCGCGACGAGGCGGGGAGCCTTTTCGATCTCGAGGAGGTAGACCGAGACGTGACCGACTCCCGCCTCGAGGATCGTCCCGAGGCTCTGGCGGAGGCTTTCCTTCGACTGCCCGGGGATACCGATCATCAGGTCGGCCGAGACCCTCAGGCCTCGCGAGACGGCCCGGCGTAGGGCCCCGAGCGCCCCGGCGGCGTCGTGGCGCCGCTCCAGCGGCGCGAGCTCGCCGTCGCTGAGCGACTGGATACCGATCGAGAGCCGGTTCACACCGAGGTCGACGAGGGCCGAGAGGCGCCGGTCGTCGAGGTCGTCGGGGTTCGCCTCGGCCGATATCTCGGCGTCCGCTGCGACCCCGAGCACTTCCCGCAGCGTGGAGAGGACCCGGGCCAGGCTCGAGGGCTCGACGAACGACGGCGTCCCTCCTCCGAAGTAGACCGTGTCCAGCGGCCCCTCGACCTCCCCTGCACGCGCTCGCGCCTCGCGGGTGATCGCGTCGAAGTACGCGCTCTCCGTCTCCCTGCCTGTGACGGCGACGAACGAGCAGTACGTGCAGCGGTGCGCGCAGTAGGGAACGTGGACGTACGCGCCGGGTCGGCCCGTCACGAGCCGAGGAGCGCGCGAAGCCGGTCGTCGCGGGACGGGGCGCCTGCGGCTCCGAGGAGGCGCTCCACGTACTTCGCCAGGATGTCGACCTCGACGTTTACGAGGTCTCCCGGCCGGCGCCCGGAGAGGGTCGTGGCGCGGAACGTCTCGGGGATGACGGCCACGCGAACCTCCTCGGCGTCGAGCGCGGCGACCGTGAGGGAGATTCCGTCGAGGGCGATCGACCCCTTCTCCACGACGTACCGCGACCACGCCTCGCCGATCCGGATGCCGAGGGTCCAGAAGCCGCCGGTTCTCTCGAGGCGGGTCACGGGGGCCGTGGCGTCGACGTGCCCCTGGACCACGTGCCCGCCCATCCGGGCTCCCACGGCCAGCGCACGCTCGAGGTTCACCGGATCGCCCGGCCGAAGGGCCCCGAGCGTCGAGCGTTCGAGGCTCTCGGCGGAGACGTCGAACCGCAGGACACCCTCGCCTCCGCCGGGGACCAGCGTGAGGCAGACGCCGGAGACGCAGAGGCTCTCACCGCGAGCGACGTCGCCCCAGGCGTCCGGAGCGTCCAGGTCCAGGAGCGCGCCTCCGGCTTGCCGCCTGAGGGTCCGCACCGCGGTGCACGACTCGACGAGCCCCGTGAACACGTCGCGATCCTACGCCTCACCCGGCCACGAGAGCCGGCCTGTGACGCGGAAACCGTCCCCGAGAGGTGCCAGCTCGAGGCCCGCGAGGCGAGGCGCCTCGGCCAGGGTTGCGTAGCCGGAGCCGGAAAAGGCGGTTGGCGCGCCTCGCCCGCCGAGGAGGAGCGGGGCGTGGTAGGCCGTCACCCTGTCCGCGAGACGGGCCTCGACGAAGCCCCACGCCGTCTCGCCGCCCCCTTCCACGAGGAGTGACCGGACCTCGTGCGCGGCCAGCACGGCCAGGAGCGCAGCAAGGTCGACCCGGCCGGCTCCGCCGGACGGGAGCGACAGGACCCGAACGCCGCGCTCCCGGAACGGGTCGAGCCGCGGGCCGTCCGCATCCACGGCGGTCGCGAGCCACGCCTCGCCCGGGGCCTCCGGCGAGAAGACCCGTGCCTGTGCACCGACCCGCAGGCGCCCGTCCACGACGACGCGGCGATGCGGGACGATGGAGCGGTTCAAGCCGTCACGGCGTGTCAGGAGAGGGTCGTCCGCCAGGACGGTCCCGGCTCCGACGAGGATCGCGTCGCACTCCTCCCGAAGGCGCATCCCGTCTGCCCGGGCCTCGTCTCCGGTGATCCAGCGGCTCTCCCCCGTCGCGGTTGCGATCCTCCCGTCGAGGGACGCGGCCCACTTCAGGTGGACGAACGGACGCCCGGTCCGGACCGAAACGAGGAAAGGCTCGTTCAGCCTCTCGGCCCGCGCGGCGAAGAAGCCGGCTTCCGAGTCGACCCCGGCGGAACGGAGCCATTCGCGGCCCTTCCCCGCCGTCCGCGGGTCGGGGTCGAGCGTGGAGAAGACGACCCGCGCGACTCCGGCATCCACGAGTGCGCCCGCGCAGGGCGGGGTTCTCCCCTCGTGCGCGCACGGCTCCAGGTTCAGGACGACGGTGGCACCACGGGCCCGGCTTCCGGCCTGGGCGAGGGCGACGACCTCGGCATGAGGGCCTCCTGCCCGGTCGTGCCAGCCCTCTCCGACGATCTCGCCCCCCGACGACACGACCACGGCTCCGACGCGCGGGTTCGGCGAGGTGGAATACCGTCCCCTCTCGGCGAGCTCGAAGACCCGCTCGAAGGCTGCGGCCAGTTCAGTCATCGATGAGCGCCGAGGCGAAGCCGGCCGGGTCGAAGTCGAGGAGGTCGTCGACGGTCTCGCCCACGCCGACGTACCGCACCGGGATCGCCAGCTCGCGGACGATCGCGAGGATGACACCACCTTTGGCCGTCCCGTCCATCTTCGTCAGCACGAGACCCGTGACACCCGCGGCTCTCAGGAACTCGCGCGCCTGCGCGAGCCCGTTCATTCCGGTCACCGCGTCGAGGACCAGGAGGACCTCGTGAGGCGCCCCTTCGATCTCCCGCGCGGCGATCCGCCGGATCTTCGAGAGCTCTTCCATGAGGTTGTGCTTGGTGTGGAGGCGCCCCGCCGTGTCGATGAGGAGAAGGTCCGCCCCCCGGGCCTTCGCGATGGCACACGCGTCGAAGACGACGGCGGCCGGGTCGGCGCCCGGCCGGTGCTTGACGAGAGGGATGCCGATACGCTCCGCCCAGACCTCGAGCTGGTCGATCGCGGCGGCGCGGAACGTGTCGGCGGCGGCGAGGACGGGCTTTCCGCCGGACGCGGACGCGCGTGCGGCGAGCTTGGCGGCGGTCGTCGTCTTTCCCGTCCCGTTCACGCCGACCATCAGGACGACGCGGGGCTGGCCCGGTCCCGGCGCTCCGACGGGAGGACCCGGCACCGAGAGCCGCTTCTCGATCTCGGCCTTGAGGACCCGTCGGACGACGTCGGACTCCCCCGCGTCCCTCCGGCCCGCCTCGACCCGCACCGCCTCCACCAGCTCGGCAGCCGTCGCCGGTCCGACGTCGGCCGCGAGAAGCGCTTCCTCGAGCGCGTCGAGGGCCTTCGGGTCGGGCGAGAATCGGGCCTTGATCGCGTCGCCGACGCGCGCGACCAGCTCCGTGTGGGTCATGAAGAGCCCGCGCTTCAGGCGGGCCATCAGCGACGGCTTCGGTACCTCGGCCACGGCGTCCGTCCCTCTCAGCCGATCTCGGCGACGAGCTTCTCGCGCGCGGCGGCGAGCAGGGGCCTCGCGACCGACGGGATCCCGCCCCGACCGAACAGGGCGAGGATGAAGTAGCCGTCCTTGATGGAGGTGGCGAGGACGCGCCCGGCTTCGAAATCGAAATCGACCTCGGTCACGTCGCCGAGACCGCCGGCGGCCGCGGCTCGCCCGAGTTCCGTCGTCCACACCGAGTGGTAGGCGCCGAAGATCTCCAGGAGCTCCTGGTCGCCGAGGCTCGCGATCTCCTGCCCCTGCGGGTCGAGGAACGCGACGGCCCGCGCCTCGGGCGCGTCGAGGACCGGGCGGAGGACGTCGTCGAAGCTCATCGATCCCTTCCTGTTTGGCCCGGCTCCCCGCCGAGGAAGCGCCGCGCCTTCTTCGCCTCGTCGCTCTCCGGCGCGGACTGCACCGTCCGCTCCATGTAGCGGACGGCGAGGTCGCGCCGGTCGGTCGTCAGGAGGCAGAGTGCCGCGTTGTAGTTCGAGATGGCGTCCTTCGGGTCGTCCCGCAGGAAGAGGAGGAAGTCCTCGAGGGCACCCCGGAAATCCTCCAGCTTCATGCGGGCGAGGCCCCGCTCCCGGACCGCCTTCGCGTAGCCGGGGTCGTCCGCCAGGACCGTCGTCAGCTCGCGCTCCGCGTCCGCCCAGCGAAGCTGCTTTCCCCGGAGGAGCGCGAGATTGAAGCGGGCGTTGACGTGCTCGGCGGACGGCGGACGCGCGAGGACGGCCTCGAAGTCCGCCTCGGCGTCCGCGAGGTTGCCCGCCTCCATCGCCGCGACACCGCGATTGTTGAGAGGCTCGATGAGGTTCGGGTCCAGCCCGATCGCCTCGGTGAAGAGCTTCGTCGAATTGCGGTAGTCCTTCTTGTAGAGCAGCGCGAGGCCGAGCGCGTTGGCGACCTCCGCATTTCTCGGGTACGCCGCCCGGGCCTGGTTGAGCATGTGGATCGCTTCGTCGACGCGACCCTCCCGCAGCATGGCGAGCCCGTTGCGGAAGTCGACGAGGTCGGCGGTGAGCGCGCTCGGCTCGCGGGCGGCCTGGTCCCTTTCCAGCGCGGTCTTGCAGCCGGAGGACAGGAGGACCGCGGCGAGCGCCGCGGCGAGCGGCCACTGCCTCACGCGACCGCCTGCCGGGCCGCTTCGCCCACGACCTCGAGCTCGTGGCTGGCGAACGCCTGCTCGAGCGCGTCGGTGACCCGGGTGTCGTAGCGGGTCCCGGCGAACGTCTTGATGCGCGAGACGACGTAGTCGCTCTTCATCGCCTTCTGGTAAGGGCGCGACGTCGTCATGGCGTCGAACGTGTCGGCCACGGAGATGATTCTTGCGAGCATCGGGATCTCCTCGGCCGCGAGCCCTTCCGGGTACCCGGTCCCGTCCCATTTCTCGTGGTGGTACTTCATTCCCGGGATGATCCACTTCAGCTGCGGGATCTGCCCCATGATCAGGGCCCCCTTCACGGGGTGGAGCTTCATGACCTCGAACTCGTCGTCGGTCAGCGCCGTCGGCTTGCGCAAGATCCGGTCGTCGATGCCGATCTTGCCGACGTCGTGCAGGAGCGCGGCGATCCGCACTTTCCGCACCTCGTCCGCCGGAAGACCGAGGTTCCGGGCGATGGAGACGGAGTACCGTGCCACGCGCTCCGAGTGGCCGCGCGTATAGGGGTCCTTCGCGTCCACGGCAGCGGCGAGGGCGCGGATGGAATTCAGGAAGAGCTCCTGGTTCTCGCGGGCCGCGAGCTTCAGCTTCTCGACCGATTTCTCCAGCTCGCCCCCCATGTGGTTGAAGCCCTCCGCCAGCTCGGCCAGCTCGAAGGTTCCGGGGACCTCGACCCGCTGCGTCAGGTCCCCTTCCGACATCTTGCGGACCGAATCGGCCAGTGCGCGCACGGGCCGCGAAAGCGCGTTGGCCGCCAGGAACGCCGCGATGACGGCGAGGGCGACGGCCAGGGCCGCCACGAGCCACGAGGTCCGCGTCATCTGCGTCGCCGCGGCGAAGGCGCGTGCGACGTCCTTCTCGACGAGGACGCCCCAGTCGGGCAGGTTCGGCGCGGGCCCGACGGGCGATACCGTGCCCAGGACGCGCCGGGCCGAAGGCCCCTCGCCGCGTGAGTACGTTCGCGTGAGGCGGACCGGGTGCTGGACGAACTCCGAGACGAGCTCGACCTTCAGGAGAGGCTCGCTGCCGCCGATGGCCCCGACGTCGCTCGCCAGGACGAGGTTCCCTCTCCGGTCGACGATGTAGGCGACGAGGTCGCGCTTCTTCTCGAGCTCGAGGAGCGCACGGATCGGGGCGAGGGAGACGAACGCCTCGACGACCCCGACGACGCCCCCCTCCGGGGCGGACACGGGCACGGCGATGACGATTCCCGGATCGAGGAGCGAGGGAACGCGGAGGGCCTCGCCGACGTAGGTCGAGCCGCGCATCGCGGCCGCGAAGGCCCTGTTCAGCTCCTCTTCCAGCGCGCCGTCGATCTGCGCGGGCTGGATGACTCCGCCGAGGCGGTCGGCGTCGAGAGCGCGAAGAACGAGGAAGCTCGGCTCGGCATCCCGGTAGCGCGCGATGAGCGCCGTTCGGCCGACGAACGCGAAGGGGTCCTGGTCGGGCGCCACGGCGCGGGCCAGCTCGAGGCCGTCCCCGATCTTCGTGACCTGGACGAGCATCCGCCTCAGGAAGCCTTCGATCCCGTCCGAGAGCGTCACGGCGCTCCGGGTCAGGTACTGCTTCTCGGCCGTCTCGAGCGCTTCGCGGTTGATCGACACGAGCCGCATCGCAGAGAAGGCGAGGGGCACGATCGACACGACGACGAGAACCGCGATCAGGGCCGTCACGATCCGGAGCCGCGGCCTTCTGGGAATGGGGATCACCCCCGGATTCTAGCTGCCGGCATCGTCCGGCAGGCTCGCGACGATCTCCACCGCCGTCACCCGTTCGAGGCGAGGGCGCCCCGGCCCCGCGAGAAGGACGTCCCTCAGCCCCGCGCGGTCCCGCTTCTTGTCGGCACC
The sequence above is a segment of the Holophagales bacterium genome. Coding sequences within it:
- the hemW gene encoding radical SAM family heme chaperone HemW; translation: MTGRPGAYVHVPYCAHRCTYCSFVAVTGRETESAYFDAITREARARAGEVEGPLDTVYFGGGTPSFVEPSSLARVLSTLREVLGVAADAEISAEANPDDLDDRRLSALVDLGVNRLSIGIQSLSDGELAPLERRHDAAGALGALRRAVSRGLRVSADLMIGIPGQSKESLRQSLGTILEAGVGHVSVYLLEIEKAPRLVAMREAMPALFAGDDEMAARWEEVDDVCAAAGLARYETSNWAREGDESRHNLKYWNREPVIALGASAASFDGRARRTNSGSIPAYLRAVEENGTAFVSEEELPADAARREGVLLGLRRATGVDEPEWDAAVATLPASDRARIDDAFEAGLLVREPGRVRLTRTGVLLSNEVFSLLL
- a CDS encoding riboflavin synthase — its product is MFTGLVESCTAVRTLRRQAGGALLDLDAPDAWGDVARGESLCVSGVCLTLVPGGGEGVLRFDVSAESLERSTLGALRPGDPVNLERALAVGARMGGHVVQGHVDATAPVTRLERTGGFWTLGIRIGEAWSRYVVEKGSIALDGISLTVAALDAEEVRVAVIPETFRATTLSGRRPGDLVNVEVDILAKYVERLLGAAGAPSRDDRLRALLGS
- the ribD gene encoding bifunctional diaminohydroxyphosphoribosylaminopyrimidine deaminase/5-amino-6-(5-phosphoribosylamino)uracil reductase RibD — translated: MTELAAAFERVFELAERGRYSTSPNPRVGAVVVSSGGEIVGEGWHDRAGGPHAEVVALAQAGSRARGATVVLNLEPCAHEGRTPPCAGALVDAGVARVVFSTLDPDPRTAGKGREWLRSAGVDSEAGFFAARAERLNEPFLVSVRTGRPFVHLKWAASLDGRIATATGESRWITGDEARADGMRLREECDAILVGAGTVLADDPLLTRRDGLNRSIVPHRRVVVDGRLRVGAQARVFSPEAPGEAWLATAVDADGPRLDPFRERGVRVLSLPSGGAGRVDLAALLAVLAAHEVRSLLVEGGGETAWGFVEARLADRVTAYHAPLLLGGRGAPTAFSGSGYATLAEAPRLAGLELAPLGDGFRVTGRLSWPGEA
- the ftsY gene encoding signal recognition particle-docking protein FtsY; this translates as MARLKRGLFMTHTELVARVGDAIKARFSPDPKALDALEEALLAADVGPATAAELVEAVRVEAGRRDAGESDVVRRVLKAEIEKRLSVPGPPVGAPGPGQPRVVLMVGVNGTGKTTTAAKLAARASASGGKPVLAAADTFRAAAIDQLEVWAERIGIPLVKHRPGADPAAVVFDACAIAKARGADLLLIDTAGRLHTKHNLMEELSKIRRIAAREIEGAPHEVLLVLDAVTGMNGLAQAREFLRAAGVTGLVLTKMDGTAKGGVILAIVRELAIPVRYVGVGETVDDLLDFDPAGFASALIDD
- a CDS encoding tetratricopeptide repeat protein: MRQWPLAAALAAVLLSSGCKTALERDQAAREPSALTADLVDFRNGLAMLREGRVDEAIHMLNQARAAYPRNAEVANALGLALLYKKDYRNSTKLFTEAIGLDPNLIEPLNNRGVAAMEAGNLADAEADFEAVLARPPSAEHVNARFNLALLRGKQLRWADAERELTTVLADDPGYAKAVRERGLARMKLEDFRGALEDFLLFLRDDPKDAISNYNAALCLLTTDRRDLAVRYMERTVQSAPESDEAKKARRFLGGEPGQTGRDR